Genomic DNA from Desulfonema ishimotonii:
GCTAATTTAAACTTTGTAATCGAAAATTCAATTATGCTCATTACAGTTGCGGAATTACCGGAATATATAAGACGTGCGGAACGTCTTTTGGATGAAAACGAAAGAAACAGACTCATTGACTATCTTGCCGCTCATCCCGAAAGCGGTAAGATTATGCAGGGAACAGGCGGAATAAGAAAAATCAGATGGGCTCGTAAGGGAAAGGGAAAAAGCGGGGGAGTAAGAGTCATATACTACTTTTATGATGGAACCATGCCTTTGTTTTTACTGACTGTTTTCGGGAAAAATGAAAAAAGCAATCTGAAAAAATCCGAACGCAACGAGCTTTCGGCATTAACCAGGAAAATTGTGGAATTATATAAAAGGAGATAAAATGAACAACACTTTTGAGAGCATAAAAAAGGGGCTTGAAGAAGCCGTTGAATATGCACGGGGAAACAAAAGCGGCGTCAGGGTTCATTATCCTTCAGCCCCCGATGTCAGAGCAATACGAAACAAAACAGGAATGAGTCAGAATGAATTCGCATCAACAATAGGAATCAGTCTTCAGACACTCAGATATTGGGAAAAAGGTCAGAGAAAACCGAAAGGTCCGGTTCTGGTTTTACTGAATATTATAGAGAAAGCGCCCGATACTGTTATGGATATTTTGTCACAATAATTCCTGTTGATACTGATAATTTGGAAGCTGCCAGCTAACCCGGCGCAAAAGCTCTCCCTCCAAGCAATCACGCAGCACTCCGATGTGCGGACGGCCCGGTCAGACGCGCCATCAGCGGGGCCGCGCCGGTCCGCAGATAGCGGTATGCCACACAGAGCGCCGACGCGGTTTCCAGAAACCCGATCAGCTCCGGCAGCGAAATCCGCTGATTGAATCCCCCCAGATGCGGCCCGGTGTGCAGCACAATCTCCCGCTCCCCCTTCCGGTACGCCCCGACCGCCTCCCGGTCAACGCCCCGGCCCCGGAGATGGGCGCGGAACGCCCCGTCCGTCATCCGGTCCTGATCCGCAACCCGCAGAATCTCCTCCATATCATTGTCCACCCCCATCTCCTCGATCATCCGGGCCACCAGCGTTTCCACCTCAGGCGTTACACCTGAAGGCAGGCCCTGGCCCGTGAATCCCGCAAAATAGTTGCGGAAAATGCCGGTCACCAGTTCCCCCAGCAGCTCCCCGTCAAAGAGATGGCGGGCGTCAACCGGAACGCCCGGCGATTCAAACCCGAAGCAGTCCGCAGCCCGGTTGCGGAAATAGCTGCCGGCCACCAGCAGCAGGCTCAGCAACTGGGTCCCGATATGCCGGTAAATCTGGCGGCCTGATCCGTTCACGCTCATCAGATGCTCGAAATCCCGGACCCCGCTCATGCCGAAATTGGGAAACCGGCAGGAAAAGAGCCACTGGTCCAGCCGCCCGCCCCGGAACCATTCATACAGGCCTTGGTCTGCCCGGCGCGACTGCTGAACCCGGTTGTGAAACAGGGGAATGGGGGCCGTCTGGACAATGCCCGCGCCGCTCATCTCCCCCAGCAGCCGGGCGTTCCGAAACATGACCTCCCGGAAATTCCCTGGCCGGAGCTGCTTTCCAGGCCGGTGGTCATTGGGATAGACAAAATAATCCTCATGCACCACACAGGCGATGGCCATGTGGCCGGGCATGAGGTTCAGCCCACCGGGCGGCGTCAGGGGCAGGCGCTCCAGCCGGAACACCCGCTTTCCCCGGACCTTCAGGGGCCGGGGGATTCCGATGTCAGCGGAAAAGATCTGCCGGTTCTCCCGGAGATAGTCGGCCCACACGGTTTCGGTCTCCAGGGATTCCGGGCAGTCCCCGTCCCGCGCCAGCTTGACGGCCAGCACCAGGGGGCATCCGCTGATCTTCGCAATGAGGCTCCGGCCTTTGAACGTCGGCGGACCGGAAAGGGTGATGTCGGCCCCCCGGAGCAGCGCATCCCAGCCGATCCGGGGCAGTGTGCCGACCGGCTCCCGCAACATCCGGGGACCGCAGACCCCTGCCGGCAGCTGGCCCAGGGCCTCGGCGGCCGCGCGGTGAAGGTCTCCGTCACGGGTCGCCAGAAGATCGCCCAGCACCGCCATGATCTGACAGCGCATCTCCCCGTCATCGGCTCGGACCAGAATGGCCGTCAGGGTTTCCGCAGCGGACCGGTAGAGAAAAAAGGCCTGACGCCGGGATGCGAATTTCCGGTCATCCAGAACGCGGGCCAGGGCCGATACGGTCTCCGCATCGGCGCTATCCGGGTGTTCCCGGATCAGTTCGCAGAGGTTGCCCACGGACATGTAGGTGCCTGAAAAATTCCGGCGGGCCGATGCCAGCTCCGCCTCCAGCCGCCTGCGCTCGGCGCTGATTTTCGGTTCGGTCATCTGTTCACACCCGCCGGTTCAGAAAGCTGCGGTATTCGCACATCTTGGAGAAGACCTTCACGGCCCGCTCCGGCGTGGGATAGAAGACACCATTGAACTTCCGGTCCGGCACCTTGCAGACCGTCTGCCCGGCATCCTCAAACAGGCTCACCCCGAAGACCGGCTTGTCGTATTTCTCCATCAGCTCCGCAATATAGGCGATATATTTCTGCTCAAATCCCGCCAGCGTCTGCTGCATGGTTTCCAGAAACGCCGGGCTGCACGACGGGTCAGCCGCCTGAACCGACTGGGCCAGCCGCCCCATCAGAATTTTCCGGCCAATCATCCCCAGATTGATGACCGCGTCACAGCCGTCCCACGCCATCAGCTCCTCCATGACGGTGATCGCCACTGCGTCGTCATGCTCGCCCACCACATCCACGGGGTTGGACCGGCTCCAGTAGGGCGGCAGTATCCGGTCGATATGTTCTGTGATTTCCTGCGAAAGATCGGGAACCCGGAGGCCGTACTCATCGCACAGATCCGCTGTGACCACGCCCCAGCCGCCCCCCAGGGTCATAATGGCGGCCCGGTTGCCCCTGGGCAGGGGCAGGGAGGAAAAGGCGGCTGAGAGATCGAGCAGGTCGGTGGAGTAGCTGACCTGTACGATACCGGCCTGCCGACACATGGCGTCGAATATCTTCACATCCGAGCTGAGCGCACCCGTGTGGCTGGCCGCAGCCCGGTTCCCGGAGCGGGTCCGCCCCCCCTTCATCAGCACAATGGGCTTTTTCCGGCCCACGCGCCGGGCCACCTCAAAGAAGCGGCGACCGTTTTTCACGCTCTCCACGTAGAGCATCACGTTCCGGGTGCGCCGGTCAGCCTCAAACCCCTCCAGATAATCCTCGATGGTGATCATGGCCTCGTTACCGGAACCGGCAAAGCACCGGATGCCGACCCCCTGTTTTTCGGCAAAGGCGAGAAGCTGGGTGCCCATATTGCCGGACTGGGCCACCACTGCCGTGTCCCCCGGATCGGGCCAGACGTGGCTGCCGGTGCAGTAAAGGCGGATGTGGGGGTTGCAGACGCCCATGGTGTTGGGGCCGAGGACCAGCACACCGGCCTCCCATGCCTTTTCCGCCAGCGCTTTTTCCAGCTTCCGCCCCGCCTCCCCGGTCTCGGCGAAGCCGGAGGAGATCAGGAGCATGTTTCGGATGCCCTTTTCCGCCAGTTTCGGAATCAGGTCCATGATGCCCGCAGCCGGTATGGTGACGACCGCCAGATCGACGGGTCCGGGGATCTCGTCCAGGGAGGTGCAGACGGGCCTGCCCATGATGGTCCCGCCCTTGGGGTTGACCATGTAAATCTCGCCTCCGAATTTCTGTGCAATGGTGATGGCCGGGAGAATGTGCCCCCATTTTCCCATCTGTCCGGACGCGCCCACAAAGGCGACGGACCGGGGATGAAAAAACTTTCCCAGCAAAACCGGGTCCACGGGCCGGGGATATTGGCGCACCGGCGGCGCGTCCTGCCGCACCACCAGGGCGTCGGCAGCGATGATTTCGCCCGCCGGCGTGAGCATGAGCGGGTTGATGTCGATCTCGGCAATCTCCGGGCGTTCCACGGCGATGCGGGAGAGGGCCATGAGGACCGCCCTGAGCCGGTCCCGGTCTGCGGCCTCTTCGCCCCGGAACGGCCCGAACAGGGCTTTGGCGCGGATTTCACTGAGCATGTCGTCGGCATCGGACAGGTCAAGGGGGGCGAGCCGGAAGGCCACGTCGGAGAAGGCTTCGGTGAAGATGCCACCGATGCCGAACATGATGACCGGCCCGAACAGGTCGTCCCGGAACAGCCCGGCCACCAGCTCCCGGTTTGCGGTGATCTGCGGCTGAACCAGAAAACCCTCCAGTTCGTCCCCTGCCGCGTCGGCAATGGCAGAAGCGGCCTCCCGGACCGCATCCGCATCTCTGAGATTGAGGCGAACCAGTCCGCGTTCGGTTTTGTGCATGAGGGTCGCGCCCATCCCCTTGAGTACCACCGGGAAACCGAGGGCACGGGCGGCTTCGATGGCATCGTCTCCGCCCGGGGCCACCCGTTCGTCCACCACCGGGATGCCGTAATGTTTCAGCAGTTGTTTGGATTCGTTTTCATTAAGCGCCGTTCTCCCCGGCGGCTCGGTCTTTTTCAGTTTTTTTTCTGTATTCACGTTTCACGCTCCTTTGTCTGCGCCCATCCGCAACCGGCTGCGATCATCCCCCTTTTGCCTTTGGAAAACAATATTGATGAACTCGTAAAAAGTCCGAAAGAACGTCGTTTCCGCGAAAGCGATAATCCATAACAAATTTAAATAATGGCGTCTCCGCCTTTGCCGGAGCAACAGGAAGGGGCCGAAAACGACTTTTTATGAAACCATCAATATTGATGGCTCTGTAAAAAGTCAAAAATTTCGTCATTCCCGCGAAAGCGGGAATGACGGAAAGAGTGGAAAACGACTTTTCAGGTTGTGTCCCACGATTATTGAAAAGATTTGGCACACAGGAATTAAATTCTTGGTTTTATAGCAAATAATACGTTTTTCATATTTCTGTGCGAGCGCCTGTCAGATATGTGTTTTCAATCAGAGCAGGACACAACCACTTTTTGCGAGTTCATCAATATTATGAACAGAATAAATATCGCTAAACATTATCCGGGTCAAGCAGATACTGACTGAACGCTCGTTATTTTTGACAGGGGTTGTTTTTGAAGGATGGGAAAAAGCTGGCGGGCTGCTGCTGTGAGGCTATCTTTTCTTCCTGCAAATAATCCTGTGAAGACATTTCGCAAAATAAAACTCCCCATGTGGAACGGTAGGGCGGGGTTACGTCCCCGCCAAACGGTGTCCCCGCCTCCTGAATTTTCCTGACGCTGCAAACCGGCGGTCATATCCGACGGGGACGTAACCCCGTCCTACCGTTTTGAAACGGGTGATTTATTTGTGCCGAACTCCCGAAAAGTATCACGGCTATCCGAACCCCGAAACGGTAGCGCCGCCCTGTGTGGCGGCTTTCGGCTGAACTGAACGCTCGGTATTTTTTGAAAACAGTGTTGTCTTTAGAAGGATGAAAAAAGTTGCCGGACTGCTGCTGTGAGGATATTTTTTGCGTATTCCGCGCCGGGGAATTCTTCCGGGAAAAACCTGCCGCAGGATGCGGAAAAAAAGGATGGTGGTTTCCGAGGAAGGGCTGACAACGTCCAATTCTTGCTGAGGTGAAGCGGGCGTCCCCCCTGCCCTGTTCCGGGACGATAGGCAGCCGCCCCAAAAAAACAAAAGCACCCGGGGCGCTGTCAGGTTCATCCAGTAACCTTCCGGTCCTTGCGGATTGCGGACACCCTGGTGCTTCGGTTTGCATGTGTTGTTTTTCGGCTGAGAAAAATGGCCCCCTTTCGGGGGCCTGGATGAGAGAGAGATTGTACATCCTGAAACATCGGGTATCAGAGGGGAGAGAACCCTGCTTTTTTTCCGGCCGGAGACAGGACCGGAAAAAATCTCCTGCTCGAATACTCTCTTTCCCGCGATAACCCTGTGGGTGGTTTATTCTCCGCCGGTATTCAGAGTATAAAAAACAAAAAAGCCCTTACACTTTTACCTGAAGTAAAGTGTAAGGGCTGCACCCAGCTTTCTTAACCCTTATTATGTCTGTCCGATTCCTGAAACGCCGCAGGAAATGGCTCTTAACCAAGGCAGGTCTTCTGACTTTCGGATCATCCTAATCTCTGCCTCTTCCCATTCGCCTGTAAACGAACAGTGAGTATCGCAGATTTCGTCCCCGATTACAGCGGCGGGACCGTCCCCGATTTTCACGGGAGTTCCCTATTAAGCTTTCAGCACCTTGACGTGCTGTCTGTTTATTGCATCCGAAAAGCGGTGTCAAGTAAAAAATGAACGGCGTTCTATTTCTTTTTACCGCTTCAGGGCATTTCGGGCATGTCCCATCTTTTCTGGTTGTGTCCTGCGATAATTGAAACGGGGCACTGCCCGTTTGCCAACGCACTTATTCGGAAACAGATCTCAGAATTTTCAGACAGGATTTTTCAACCAGAGCAGGACACTACCTGAAATCGCTCCGCATCAGATAAGACTGCCCGCTCCATATTAGCGACAGGGCAGTGTTACATTCCCGCCGGGAATCGCGGATGCACAACTCAGCGCCTCCGGCGGGCAGATTTTCTGTGACGAAATCCCCTGCGGGAATTCCGGAGCGGTTTGGTTCCGGACGGCGGATACAGCTATCCGGCCCGCATGAGGCGCGGTCAGGGCGGATGAAATCCGTCAGCCGGTCAGCCGTCCTCGGTGTTTCTGATATTTTCCCACAGGAGCCGGGAGTCCCTGCTTTGCCGCACCATCTCCAGGAAACCGGGCCGTTTGCACAGGCCGGATATGCCCGCCAGCGTCCGAAGATGCAGGGTGGTCTCGTTCTGGGGAACAATCAGCGCAATGACGATATCCACCGGCGCACCGTCCAGCGAATCAAACGGAATCGGGTGCGCCAGGGAGATCAGAAGGACAGCGATATCCTCGGCTTCCGGTGTCAGCGCGTGGGGAATACCGATACCGTTGCCGATGCCGGTACTCATCATTTCCTCGCGTGTCTTCAAAGCCTTATGGACGTTATCGGTGTTTCTGACAACACCCAGTCCGCCAAACGAATCGGCAATGAAGCGGAGGACGGCCTGCTTGTCTTCAAGTCCGGCCTTCAGAAAAATATGTTCGGGTGGAAGAAGTGTCCTGATTTTCATAACAGACCCATTACCAAGGGAAGTATCGCAAAGTCAATACCTGATGGTGCTCAAAAAATTTTCCCGGACATTTATTGCCACTTCTGCCAAACCGGAAATCCGCTGAATGTGAGGTTAACAGATGCCGCTTCCGGGGCAGAGGCCGAAATGGCCTTCCTTTATGAGCCTGACAGAAATTTCAGACCGGTCACAGCAGCGTTCCGGGGCATCTTAGAAGCTGTTTTAAAAATATTTTCGGAGTGCAAAAGTCAGCCCCCGAAGGGGGGCGTACTTTTGCAAAACCCGCGAAAAACAGGCATCCTGCCTTAATTTTCGCACTCCGTTTCCGAGTCTCCGGTATTTTTAAAAGAGCTTCTTAGAAGCTCTTTTAAAAATATTCTGCCCCGGCTTCGGAAGGTGTCTGAAACGGGCGGATCTGGAGAACGCCGGGTTGCATCACCGGCAGCGGGCTTCAGCCCGGTCCGGCTTTCAGCCGGGGGATTCATTCCCCGTCGGTCGGATTCCGGGATTCTCAGACAGGCGCTTACAGAATCGGAATCCGTTCTGATAATTTTAAAAACAGCTTCTTAAACCGGTCCGGCAATGCGGAGATAATACCGGGCCTCCTCGCCGCGCCCCCGTTTCAGGCAGCCGCTGGCGTAAATGGAACTCTTTTCCTTCAGCATCTTCCGTGCGGCCTGCGACTGCTCCGGAGACAGCAAATCACCGTCCAGCAGCTTCAGAAGCGACTGAATCCGGTACTTATCCAGCCCCGGTGCCCCGGAAAGCTGGTCTTCGTGGCCGCCCCGCTTGACAATCAGAGGCCGGTCAATGAGATGCACGGGATACCGGCAGCCGACCCGGAGCCAGAGATCGTAATCCTCGCAGGCCGGGAGAGATTCGTCAAACAGCCCGACGTGCGAGAACAGCTCCCGCCGCATCATCACTGCCGAGGGGCTGACAAGGCAGAGGGCCAGGGACGGCTCAAAGATCATGCCGGACAGCTTTCTGTGCTTCTTCTTCGGGTTGACCCGGACCCCGTTGCGGACCCAGATCTCTTCGGTCTGGCAGATCAGGGCGTCGGGATGCTGCTGAAAGAAGGCTGTCTGGACAGCCAGCTTCTCCGCCATCCAGAGGTCGTCCGAGTCGAGCAGGGCGATCAGCTCACCCTTCGCCACGGCGATGCCCGCATTCCGGGCTGCGCTGACCCCCCTGTTTTCCTGGCGGATAACCGTAATGGCGTCCCCGTAGCTTCCGAGGATCTCAGGCGTGCTGTCCGTTGAGCCGTCGTCCACCACAATCAGCTCAAAGGACTTGAACTCCTGGGCCAGTACCGACGCAATGGCCTCCTGCACAAGCCGGTCCCGGTTGCAGGTCGGGATAATCACACTTACCATCGGCGTGTTATTGTTATTTTTCATAGTCATATGAACTATGTACCTGAAAAACACATCCGGCTCAAGATCAAAAGATACCGGAATCCGCCGCCCCCCTTTTTTCAACGGCTGCAACGGACGGAAAAACGGGCCGTTGATCAGAGGCGGTGCCAAGGGCCTGGCCTGCCGGGACAACGGCGGCTGAGGGCGAAAAAATTCTGAAATATAATACCACTAAAAACAACGCCTTAAAAATATTATTGCGCCAGACAACCGGATTTGTTAGTATAGGAACGTTTTGATTTTTATAGTTTTTCTCATTATATCACAGGGGATCCGACCACCGGTCACAGCAGAAGGATTTTGTGTATTTACCTTTGCATATCAGGAAGTTGGATCATTCAGGCAACTGTTTTTCAAAAAAAGGAGATTTGATGAAAAAGACGTTGATTTTCGGTTTGGCAATGGTGTTCGGAATGGTGATGCTGACAGGGGCAGCGCCGTCTGCGGTCCAGGCAAAGACCACATTTGTCACCATCGGAACCGGCGGTATTACCGGGGTTTACTATCCCACGGGCGGCGCCATTGCCAAGATCGTCAACAAGAAGCGCAAAGAATACGGCATTCGCGCAACGGTTGAGTCCACGGGCGGGTCGGTGTTTAACGTCAACGCCATCATGTCCGGCGACCTGGAGTTCGGCGTTGTTCAGTCCGACCGTCAGTATCAGGCCACGAAAGGGCTGGCCGAATGGAAAGACAAGGGGCCGCAGAAAGATCTCCGTGCGGTTTTCAGCATCCACCCCGAATCGGTCACACTGGTGGCCAGTGCGGATTCAGGCGCAAAGACCATTGCCGACCTCAAAGGCAAGCGGGTCAATATCGGCAATCCGGGGTCCGGCCAGCGGCAGAACGCCATTGACGCCCTGACCGCCGTCGGCATCAACTGGAAAAAAGATATCCGGGCCGAGCAAATCAAGGCCTCCGAAGCCCCGGGCCTGCTCCAGGACGGCCGCATCGACGCATTTTTCTATACGGTCGGCCACCCCAGCGGCGCGTTCAAAGAGGCCACAGCAGGCGCGACAAAGGTCTCCTTCATCTCCATCACCGGCGAGGGCATTGACAAACTGATCGCTGAAAAGCCCTACTACGCCAAGTCCTTCATTCCCGTGAAACTCTATCCGGGTGCGGCAAACGATGTGGAAAAGATCAACACCTTCGGCGTAAAGGCCACCTTCTGCACCTCCGCCAGGGTTTCGGATGAGATTGTGTATGCCATTGCCAAAGAGGTGTTTGAAAACTTTGAAGATTTCAAAAAACTCCACCCGGCCTACCAGGTGCTGACCAAAGAGGGAATGCTTGAGGGCCTGTCCGCACCGATTCACCCCGGCGCAATGAAATACTATAAAGAGGCCGGCCTGATCAAATAAGCATCATAAATACGGATTTTCGGAAACCCGGACATCCGTAGAACGATCCTGCCTTTTCGGCGGCGGGCGGACGCCCGCCGCCGTCTGTAACTTCCCGAAATCCGATTCACCCCCTGTACTGCCTTTTTAAGAGGACTAAGAGATGAGCAGCATTGATAAGAATACCCCGGACAATGGTCTCGAACTTGCGAAAAGGATGGCCGAGGAAGAGGAGGGCATCGGGCGGCGTCCCGAAGGTCTCAGTAAATATGTCATTCCGACAGTGGCCGTCTGCTGGAGCCTTTTCCAGCTCGCCATCGCCAGATGGCTGGTTCTGGACACCACCTTCACCCGGTCGATCCACCTGGGATTTGCGCTTTTAATCGTCTACCTCAGCTACCCCATGTTCAGGAAAAAAATCCCCGGACTCGGCTTTCTGTCCGCCACAAACCGGATTCCGGTGACAGATTATGCCATTGCCGCCATTGCCGCCTTCTCGGCCCTCTACATTGCCATTGACTATGATGGCCTGACAGTGCGCTACGGCGCGCCCATTCTGCGGGATCTGATCATCGGGGCCGCCCTGGTGATCCTGCTGATGGAGGCCGCCCGCCGGGTCATCGGACCGGCCCTGCCTGCCATTGCAGCCGTATTCATCATCTACGCCTTTTTCGGGCCGTACATGCCGGACCTGATCGCCTTCAAAGGGGTCACCATAAACCGCTTCATGGGCCAGATGACCATGTCCACCGAGGGGATCTACGGCATCCCGCTGGACGTCTCCGCCACCATCGTCTTCCTGTTTGTCCTGTTCGGGGCCATGCTGGACAAGGCCGGGGCCGGCCATTATTTCATCCAGCTTGCGCTGAGCCTTCTGGGGGGCTTCAAGGGCGGACCGGCCAAGGCCGCCGTCATGGGCAGCGGCCTGACGGGCATCGTCTCCGGCTCCAGTATCGCCAATATCGTCACCACCGGCACATTTACCATCCCGCTGATGAAAAAAGTCGGCTATCCCGCCACCAAGGCCGCGGCCGTCGAGGTGGCGGCCAGCACGGACGGCCAGCTTGCCCCGCCGATTATGGGCGCTGCCGCGTTTATCATCGCCGAATACGTCAACGTCCCCTATGTGGAAGTGATCAAGGCGGCGGCAGTTCCCGCATTTGCCTCCTATGCGGCCCTGTTTTATATTACGCATATCGAAGCGTCCAAGCTGGGACTTGAAGGCATTCCGCGCAGTGAGCTGCCCCACTTTGGCAGGACATTGCTGAGCGGTATTCACTATATCCTGCCCCTGGTCTTTCTGCTGTACGAACTGATCGTCGTGCGCCACTCGCCCGAACTGGCGGCCTTTAACGCCATCTGGGTGATGGGCATCATCATGCTGCTTCAGGAGCCGGTCAGGGCCTATATGAACAAAGACCCCATGGGGCCTGCCTTCAGACGGGGCGTGGAAAATCTTTTCGCGGCCCTGGCTGCCGGGGGACGGAACATGGTCGCCGTGGCGCTGGCGACCGCAGCAGCCGGCATCATCGTCGGTGTTGTGGCACTGGGGCTGGGCCAGCTGATTACGGACATCATTGATACCCTGTCCCAGGGCAATATTTTCCTGATGCTGGGCATTACGGCAGTGGCAAGCCTGGTGATCGGCATGGGGCTGCCCACGACCGCCACCTATATCGTCATGGCCTCCCTGACGGCCCCGGCCATCGTCGAGATCGGCGGATACAACGATTTCATCGTCCCCCTCATGTCCGCCCACCTCTTCTGCTTCTACTTCGGCATTCTCGCGGACGACACGCCGCCGGTGGGACTGGCCGCCTATGCGGCTGCGGCCATCGCCAAATCGCCGCCGATTCCCACGGGTTTGCAGGGGTTTATGTACGACATCCGGACCGCCATCCTCCCCTTCATGTTCATTTTCAACAGCGATCTGATCCTGCACAATGTCACCAGCTGGTCCCAGGGGCTGCTGATCTTTGCCATGGCCTGTACGGGGAATTTCGCCTTTGCGTCGGCAACCCAGGGCTGGTTTGTGGCCCGGAACAAAATCTATGAAATCCCGCTCTTTCTGGGGGTGACCTTCATCCTGATGCGTCCCGACGCCGTCGCCCCCCTGATCGGCCTGCCCCATGAACAGCGGTACTGGGCCTATCCCGTCGGGCTGGCACTTTTCGGGATTCTCTACCTGATGCAGCGCCCCCGCATCCCGAAACCCGAAGATGTGAGAGCGGCGGCGTGACGGATAACCTTTAGCCCTTCTGAACAGGATGGTCTCTGCAACCCGTCGCCGTCCGTCCGGCGGCATCCGGCTGTCCGCAGGCCGGTATGATCGGAGAGGATTGCGGGCGATGAACAGGGGGAGATAAACGGGGAGGAATTATGGAAGAATTCAAAAAAATACTGGTTGCGCTGGGAATCTCCGAATATTCGGAGGGGATTTACCGGTACGCAGTTAAACTGGCAACCGCTCTGGAGTCGGAGCTGATCGTTGTCAATGTGATACACGCCCGCGATGTGGAGGCTGTTGCCAGCATTTCATCCATGGGCTACCAGGTGAACGGGGCGCACTATATTCAGGGCGTCCGGGAGGAGCGCAAGCGGTTTCTGAGCGCAATTATGAACCAGGCCCCCTTCCCGGAAGACCGGGTTCGCGTCCTCATCAGGGTGGGCAATCCCATGGATCAGCTTTTAAAAACGATCGTTCAGGAAAATGCGGACATGGTGGTCATGGGGCCAAAGGGCCGGACCGACCTTGAACATGTTCTCGTCGGGTCGGTGGCATTGAAACTCTTTCGCCGCTCCCCGGTAACGGTTGTCTCTTACCGGGATGAAAAACTTGCGGCACGCCTGAGAAAAAAAATTCACCCGGAATCATAGCAACCGGGCATCACTCCGGCTCTTTCAATCTGAACAGGGATGGGGAAATCCGGGCCGGAGCCGGTGCCTCTTTTTTTCTCTCTTTAAGCTCTTCCCATTCGTCCATCCGCCGGGCCGACTCCATGATGATCTCCATGGTACTGATCTCCTTCATGCGCCGCTCATCCAGGTCGATGATACAGTCCCGGTATTCAAACGAACCCTCCTTCCAGAAAAACAGCTCCAGAACCGCCTCCTGAATCTGTTGCCGGATCACCTCTCTGAGGGTGTTTTCATCAATATACTCCAGGGAGAGCAGCACATCGCCCAGCATTTTATCCTTTTTTTTTGAAAATTTCAGCGCCTCATTCAGCTTTTCCCTGGAGATCATGCCGTTGTTGTACAGGATCTGCCCCAGCCGCAGCCCGTTGCTGTCGCTGGCGGCAATGATATTTCCGCCCCTGAGACAGATAGCACTTTTGATATGCCCCTTTGAGAGCTGAAGAATGCCGGTCTTGTCCTTTGACGCCAGCATCTGGAGAATGGTGGCCAGGTCCAGTGAGTCCAGATTGCCCCTGAAATCCACAGACAGGGTGTTATCGTGAAAGCGGATGGACAGCCGGAAGGGGTTCCAGAACAGGTGCTGGTCTCTGAGGTTCCAGGCCCTTATGGCTTTTTCCCGTGTATCTTCCTTCGGGCCGTTTGCACCGCACAGGCAATGCACTGAAAAGCTTTCCTCGGAATATGTCACCACAGACATCCAGATTCTTCCGCAAAACGGACATTGTTTAAACTCTTTGATCGAATATGAACTGGGAACAGCTTGCATCAAAAAAATCCTTTCATCAGTAGCCATGTGCTTTTCGATCGGATAACGTTTCGTTTGGTGGCGTCGTAAATTCTGAA
This window encodes:
- a CDS encoding TAXI family TRAP transporter solute-binding subunit — translated: MKKTLIFGLAMVFGMVMLTGAAPSAVQAKTTFVTIGTGGITGVYYPTGGAIAKIVNKKRKEYGIRATVESTGGSVFNVNAIMSGDLEFGVVQSDRQYQATKGLAEWKDKGPQKDLRAVFSIHPESVTLVASADSGAKTIADLKGKRVNIGNPGSGQRQNAIDALTAVGINWKKDIRAEQIKASEAPGLLQDGRIDAFFYTVGHPSGAFKEATAGATKVSFISITGEGIDKLIAEKPYYAKSFIPVKLYPGAANDVEKINTFGVKATFCTSARVSDEIVYAIAKEVFENFEDFKKLHPAYQVLTKEGMLEGLSAPIHPGAMKYYKEAGLIK
- a CDS encoding TRAP transporter permease, whose product is MSSIDKNTPDNGLELAKRMAEEEEGIGRRPEGLSKYVIPTVAVCWSLFQLAIARWLVLDTTFTRSIHLGFALLIVYLSYPMFRKKIPGLGFLSATNRIPVTDYAIAAIAAFSALYIAIDYDGLTVRYGAPILRDLIIGAALVILLMEAARRVIGPALPAIAAVFIIYAFFGPYMPDLIAFKGVTINRFMGQMTMSTEGIYGIPLDVSATIVFLFVLFGAMLDKAGAGHYFIQLALSLLGGFKGGPAKAAVMGSGLTGIVSGSSIANIVTTGTFTIPLMKKVGYPATKAAAVEVAASTDGQLAPPIMGAAAFIIAEYVNVPYVEVIKAAAVPAFASYAALFYITHIEASKLGLEGIPRSELPHFGRTLLSGIHYILPLVFLLYELIVVRHSPELAAFNAIWVMGIIMLLQEPVRAYMNKDPMGPAFRRGVENLFAALAAGGRNMVAVALATAAAGIIVGVVALGLGQLITDIIDTLSQGNIFLMLGITAVASLVIGMGLPTTATYIVMASLTAPAIVEIGGYNDFIVPLMSAHLFCFYFGILADDTPPVGLAAYAAAAIAKSPPIPTGLQGFMYDIRTAILPFMFIFNSDLILHNVTSWSQGLLIFAMACTGNFAFASATQGWFVARNKIYEIPLFLGVTFILMRPDAVAPLIGLPHEQRYWAYPVGLALFGILYLMQRPRIPKPEDVRAAA
- a CDS encoding universal stress protein codes for the protein MEEFKKILVALGISEYSEGIYRYAVKLATALESELIVVNVIHARDVEAVASISSMGYQVNGAHYIQGVREERKRFLSAIMNQAPFPEDRVRVLIRVGNPMDQLLKTIVQENADMVVMGPKGRTDLEHVLVGSVALKLFRRSPVTVVSYRDEKLAARLRKKIHPES
- a CDS encoding DUF4388 domain-containing protein; the encoded protein is MATDERIFLMQAVPSSYSIKEFKQCPFCGRIWMSVVTYSEESFSVHCLCGANGPKEDTREKAIRAWNLRDQHLFWNPFRLSIRFHDNTLSVDFRGNLDSLDLATILQMLASKDKTGILQLSKGHIKSAICLRGGNIIAASDSNGLRLGQILYNNGMISREKLNEALKFSKKKDKMLGDVLLSLEYIDENTLREVIRQQIQEAVLELFFWKEGSFEYRDCIIDLDERRMKEISTMEIIMESARRMDEWEELKERKKEAPAPARISPSLFRLKEPE